One stretch of Streptomyces sp. A2-16 DNA includes these proteins:
- the cpaB gene encoding Flp pilus assembly protein CpaB, translated as MNSRQRRGVILLLLSVLGALAAFAGVLSVIDDVKSKVGPEVTAYEVKKDIEPYTRLTAAQFEKTEMPERWLSANAITDLDAIRDKIAVTTLKKGSLLQSDMIVDQPALQPGQQEIAIMIDAATGVAGKITAGSAVNVYATFEGQREGDPDQSKIIVTNARVLDVGDLTPLQPDADDRTRAATEARPITFALSALDAQRITYAESFAKRVRLALVAPGETGTVPEQERTYELAKDK; from the coding sequence ATGAACTCCCGTCAGCGCCGCGGCGTGATACTCCTGCTCCTGTCGGTCCTGGGCGCCCTCGCGGCCTTCGCCGGCGTGCTCTCCGTCATCGACGACGTGAAGTCCAAGGTCGGCCCCGAGGTCACGGCGTACGAGGTCAAGAAGGACATCGAGCCCTACACCCGGCTCACTGCGGCGCAGTTCGAGAAGACCGAGATGCCCGAGCGCTGGCTCTCCGCGAACGCGATCACCGACCTCGACGCCATCCGCGACAAGATCGCCGTGACGACCCTGAAGAAGGGCTCCCTGCTGCAGAGCGACATGATCGTCGACCAGCCGGCCCTGCAGCCCGGGCAGCAGGAGATCGCCATCATGATCGACGCGGCGACCGGCGTCGCCGGCAAGATCACGGCGGGCTCCGCGGTCAACGTGTACGCCACCTTCGAGGGGCAGCGGGAGGGTGATCCCGACCAGTCCAAGATCATCGTGACGAACGCACGGGTCCTCGACGTCGGCGACCTCACCCCTCTCCAGCCGGACGCCGACGACCGCACCCGCGCCGCCACCGAGGCCCGCCCGATCACCTTCGCGCTCTCCGCCCTCGACGCCCAGCGCATCACCTACGCCGAGTCGTTCGCCAAGCGGGTCCGGCTCGCGCTGGTCGCCCCGGGCGAGACCGGGACCGTGCCCGAGCAGGAGCGCACGTACGAACTCGCGAAGGACAAGTGA
- a CDS encoding AAA family ATPase: MPTRILPAVGDADAVRSLTTLLSQLPDAEPVAPVTDSTQLIDTLARLASESIDELPEVVVVHERIGPVPALELIREVALRFPAVGVILVTSDVSPGLFQAAMDYGARGLISLPLGYEELATRVHAVAQWSTGVRRHLGAAGDVFTGVGGTVVTVSGAKGGVGATTTAIQLALAAQASGRTTALLDMDLQSGDVASYLDVQFRRSVVDLATISDISPRVLADAVFSHDTGLALLLAPGEGERGEEVTERAARQIVSALRSRYEVVVVDCGAQLSGAGAAVVEMADTALLVTTPDVVAVRGAKRAVRMWDRLQVRKAEETTVVVNRHSRGTEIQAPLIQKITGTGVAATVIPANFKELQGAVDAGRVHELDAKGTVKQALWTLAGELGLVKGTEANSHRNGGRERGALAFRRRKELGR; this comes from the coding sequence ATGCCCACGAGGATCCTTCCGGCCGTCGGCGACGCGGACGCGGTCCGCTCCCTCACCACGCTGCTCAGCCAGCTCCCGGACGCCGAGCCCGTCGCCCCGGTCACCGACTCCACCCAGCTCATCGACACCCTCGCGCGCCTGGCGTCCGAGTCGATCGACGAACTGCCCGAGGTCGTCGTGGTGCACGAACGGATCGGGCCCGTCCCGGCCCTGGAACTCATCCGTGAGGTCGCCCTGCGCTTCCCGGCCGTCGGCGTCATCCTCGTCACCTCCGACGTCAGCCCCGGCCTCTTCCAGGCCGCCATGGACTACGGCGCCCGCGGCCTGATCTCCCTCCCGCTCGGCTACGAGGAGCTCGCCACCCGGGTGCACGCGGTCGCCCAGTGGTCGACAGGGGTACGACGGCACCTGGGCGCCGCGGGAGACGTCTTCACCGGCGTCGGCGGCACCGTCGTCACGGTCAGCGGCGCCAAGGGCGGCGTCGGCGCCACCACCACCGCCATCCAGCTCGCCCTCGCCGCCCAGGCCTCCGGCCGCACCACCGCCCTGCTCGACATGGACCTCCAGAGCGGCGATGTCGCCTCCTACCTGGACGTGCAGTTCCGCCGCTCGGTCGTCGACCTCGCCACCATCAGCGACATCTCGCCGCGCGTCCTCGCCGACGCCGTCTTCTCCCACGACACCGGCCTCGCGCTGCTGCTCGCCCCCGGCGAGGGCGAACGCGGCGAGGAGGTCACCGAGCGCGCCGCCCGCCAGATCGTCTCCGCCCTGCGCTCCCGCTACGAGGTCGTGGTCGTCGACTGCGGGGCCCAGCTCAGCGGGGCGGGCGCCGCGGTCGTCGAGATGGCCGACACCGCGCTGTTGGTCACCACCCCGGACGTGGTCGCCGTGCGCGGCGCCAAGCGGGCCGTGCGCATGTGGGACCGGCTACAGGTCCGCAAGGCCGAGGAGACCACCGTGGTCGTCAACCGCCACAGCCGCGGCACGGAGATCCAGGCCCCGCTCATCCAGAAGATCACCGGCACCGGGGTCGCGGCGACCGTCATCCCCGCGAACTTCAAGGAACTCCAGGGCGCGGTGGACGCGGGCCGGGTCCACGAACTCGACGCCAAGGGCACGGTCAAGCAGGCCCTGTGGACACTCGCCGGTGAACTGGGCCTGGTCAAGGGCACGGAGGCGAACTCCCACCGCAACGGAGGCCGGGAGCGGGGCGCGTTGGCCTTCCGGCGACGCAAGGAGCTGGGGAGATGA
- a CDS encoding pilus assembly protein, translated as MTPLILVTLVLLWQFVLLGYTFTLAGNAADEAVRAATAAAPGEREAACEQAGLDKLPGAWSGQVTCSTGGGYVTADVRLDVPVLFPGTIAFPFQVDGHAGAVEEDKD; from the coding sequence ATGACCCCGCTGATCCTCGTCACCCTGGTGCTGCTGTGGCAGTTCGTGCTGCTGGGGTACACCTTCACACTCGCGGGGAATGCTGCGGACGAGGCGGTACGGGCCGCGACCGCGGCGGCGCCGGGGGAGCGGGAGGCCGCGTGCGAGCAGGCGGGACTGGACAAGCTGCCCGGCGCCTGGAGCGGCCAGGTGACCTGCAGCACCGGCGGCGGCTATGTCACGGCCGACGTCCGTCTCGACGTCCCCGTCCTCTTCCCGGGCACGATCGCCTTCCCCTTCCAGGTCGACGGACACGCGGGCGCGGTGGAGGAGGACAAGGACTGA
- a CDS encoding TadE/TadG family type IV pilus assembly protein, producing MSYSPKSPRDRGQVAIEYLGFIPILILVAMAGVQIGLIAYTAQQAGTAARAGARAASLDLSAQEGCVNAISDWLSVDCAEGGGGDSVTVTATVQIPSIVPGWSFDPAVKTATMPLDH from the coding sequence ATGTCGTACTCCCCGAAGAGCCCCCGCGACCGCGGCCAGGTCGCCATCGAGTACCTCGGGTTCATCCCGATCCTGATCCTCGTCGCCATGGCGGGCGTGCAGATCGGGCTCATCGCCTACACCGCCCAGCAGGCCGGTACGGCGGCCAGGGCCGGGGCGCGGGCCGCCTCGCTCGACCTGAGCGCGCAGGAGGGCTGTGTGAACGCCATCAGCGACTGGCTGTCCGTCGACTGCGCCGAGGGCGGGGGCGGCGACTCGGTCACCGTCACCGCCACCGTGCAGATCCCGTCGATCGTCCCGGGCTGGAGCTTCGACCCCGCCGTGAAGACCGCCACCATGCCGCTCGACCACTGA
- a CDS encoding CpaF family protein — MSLRSRINTPEENGSRGEDGHLVSSYRAKLLEEIDLAEMSSLAAAERRARLERVLGHIISREGPVLSTVERSQLIRRVVDEALGLGILEPLLEDASITEIMVNGPDSIFVERAGRVEQLPLRFPSHDQLMQTIERIVSTVNRRVDETNPMVDARLPSGERVNVIIPPLSLTGAILTIRRFPRSYTLQELVGFGSLDENMLYLLAGLVQARFNIIVSGATGTGKTTLLNALSGLIPEGDRIITIEDSAELQLQQRHVVRLESRPPNVEGQGRVTIRDLVRNSLRMRPDRIVVGEVRGGESLDMLQAMSTGHDGSLATVHANSAEDALMRLKTLASMSEVEIPFEALHDQINSAVDVIIQLTRFADGARRITEIALLESNGSEPYRLATVARFDAQPMAADGRIYGRFEYFPLPRRTVDRLYMASQPTPQAFGVAQSAAQLAIREAR; from the coding sequence ATGAGCCTGCGGTCCCGCATCAACACCCCCGAGGAGAACGGCAGCCGGGGCGAGGACGGCCATCTCGTCTCCTCCTACCGGGCCAAGCTCCTCGAGGAGATCGACCTCGCGGAGATGAGCTCGCTGGCGGCGGCCGAGCGCCGGGCCCGCCTGGAGCGGGTGCTCGGGCACATCATCAGCCGTGAGGGCCCGGTCCTGTCGACCGTCGAACGCTCCCAGCTGATCCGGCGGGTGGTCGACGAGGCCCTCGGCCTCGGCATCCTGGAGCCGCTGCTCGAAGACGCCTCCATCACCGAGATCATGGTCAACGGCCCGGACTCGATCTTCGTCGAACGCGCGGGCCGCGTCGAGCAGTTGCCGCTGCGCTTCCCGTCCCACGACCAGCTGATGCAGACCATCGAGCGCATCGTCTCCACGGTCAACCGGCGCGTGGACGAGACGAACCCGATGGTCGACGCGCGCCTGCCGTCCGGCGAGCGCGTCAACGTCATCATCCCGCCGCTCTCCCTGACCGGCGCCATCCTCACCATCCGCCGCTTCCCCCGCTCCTACACGCTCCAGGAACTGGTCGGCTTCGGCTCGCTCGACGAGAACATGCTTTACCTGCTGGCGGGCCTGGTGCAGGCGCGCTTCAACATCATCGTGTCGGGCGCGACGGGCACCGGGAAGACGACCCTCCTCAACGCGCTGTCCGGGCTCATCCCGGAGGGCGACCGGATCATCACCATCGAGGACTCCGCCGAACTCCAGCTCCAGCAACGGCACGTGGTCCGGCTGGAGTCGCGCCCGCCGAACGTCGAGGGCCAGGGCCGGGTCACCATCCGCGACCTGGTCCGCAACTCACTGCGCATGCGGCCCGACCGGATCGTGGTCGGAGAGGTCCGCGGCGGCGAGTCCCTGGACATGCTCCAGGCGATGTCCACGGGCCACGACGGCTCCCTCGCCACCGTCCACGCCAACAGCGCGGAGGACGCCCTGATGCGGCTGAAGACCCTGGCCTCCATGTCCGAGGTGGAGATCCCCTTCGAGGCGCTGCACGACCAGATCAACAGCGCGGTCGACGTGATCATCCAGCTCACCCGGTTCGCCGACGGCGCCCGCCGGATCACCGAGATCGCCCTGCTCGAGAGCAACGGCAGCGAGCCGTACCGCCTGGCGACGGTGGCCCGCTTCGACGCCCAGCCCATGGCGGCGGACGGCAGGATCTACGGCCGGTTCGAGTACTTCCCGCTGCCGCGCCGTACCGTCGACCGCCTCTACATGGCGAGCCAGCCCACCCCCCAGGCCTTCGGGGTGGCCCAGTCCGCGGCCCAGTTGGCCATCCGAGAAGCCAGGTAG
- a CDS encoding type II secretion system F family protein, whose amino-acid sequence MDLQTLVTLTTGATLLTCVLAVVGVHFYAKGRAQRAALVDRLSSAGQVQYTGRRRHFRDLDRRLRRTRLGRGLELRLAATGLDVTPGEFFAAMIAVVGGLWLIGQATLAPFFGPLAGLAGVWAAVQFLNWQRQKRIEKFINQLPELARILANATHAGLALRTAIGMAAEELEAPAGEELGNVANQLAVGVSMEDALDEMAKRLPSRELVVLVTTLVLSNRAGGQVVSALRNLTETLEERKETRREVRTQLSQVSMTSYAVPVLGIGSLFLMNGVKDGALERMTGSPLGQGAVIIAFALYAVGFILIRRLSRIDV is encoded by the coding sequence ATGGACCTGCAGACCCTAGTCACGCTCACCACCGGCGCCACCCTGCTGACGTGCGTGCTCGCCGTCGTGGGCGTCCACTTCTACGCCAAGGGCCGGGCCCAGCGGGCGGCCCTCGTGGACCGGTTGTCGTCCGCGGGCCAGGTGCAGTACACCGGCCGCCGCCGGCACTTCCGCGACCTGGACCGCCGGCTGCGCCGCACCCGGCTCGGCCGAGGGCTGGAACTGCGGCTGGCGGCGACGGGTCTCGACGTGACGCCGGGCGAGTTCTTCGCCGCGATGATCGCGGTCGTCGGCGGGCTGTGGCTGATCGGCCAGGCCACCCTGGCGCCCTTCTTCGGCCCGCTGGCCGGACTCGCGGGTGTGTGGGCGGCGGTGCAGTTCCTCAACTGGCAGCGCCAGAAGCGCATCGAGAAGTTCATCAACCAACTCCCCGAACTGGCCCGCATCCTGGCCAACGCCACCCATGCCGGCCTCGCCCTGCGCACCGCGATCGGCATGGCCGCGGAGGAGCTGGAGGCCCCCGCCGGAGAGGAACTGGGCAACGTGGCGAACCAGTTGGCGGTGGGCGTGTCCATGGAGGACGCGCTGGACGAGATGGCCAAACGCCTGCCCTCCCGGGAACTGGTGGTCCTGGTGACGACCCTGGTGCTGTCGAACCGGGCGGGCGGCCAGGTCGTCAGCGCCCTCAGGAACCTGACCGAGACGCTGGAGGAACGCAAGGAGACCCGGCGCGAGGTCCGCACCCAGCTCTCCCAGGTCAGCATGACGTCGTACGCCGTCCCGGTCCTGGGCATCGGCTCGCTGTTCCTGATGAACGGCGTGAAGGACGGCGCGCTTGAGCGGATGACGGGCTCACCGCTGGGCCAGGGCGCGGTGATCATTGCGTTCGCCCTCTACGCGGTCGGATTCATCCTGATCCGCCGGCTGTCACGGATCGACGTCTGA
- a CDS encoding DUF5936 domain-containing protein, producing MIGIGLALLMAVSVWGVFAGIRMYRAEAKLPSDLVLALEVGSTRTGAVDSLIDRMGMRYAPAVLRLMGPKQVAKYRRRIDLAGNPGGLTINRYAARRAVYGFLGALGFLVFLLRGQILVALLLLAFGAFWTEVGIWSAIRVRKDVIERTLPDFLDVLAVVVSAGLGFRQALDRVASKYEGPWADELRITLRQMDLGMSRRQAFAELRRRNDSEQVAMFVTALQQGEELGAPIVDTLVSLAKDMRRTDAQNARRKAARAVPKATMMITTFMVPATMLLLAAGLLLGSGTDFGTITGK from the coding sequence ATGATCGGTATCGGACTGGCCCTGTTGATGGCCGTGAGCGTGTGGGGCGTCTTCGCCGGCATCCGCATGTACCGGGCGGAGGCGAAACTCCCGAGCGACCTGGTGCTGGCACTGGAGGTCGGCTCCACCCGCACCGGCGCGGTGGACTCCCTGATCGACCGCATGGGCATGCGCTACGCCCCCGCCGTCCTGCGCCTGATGGGCCCCAAGCAGGTGGCGAAGTACCGCCGCAGGATCGACCTGGCGGGCAACCCGGGCGGCCTGACCATCAACCGCTACGCGGCCCGCAGGGCGGTCTACGGCTTCCTCGGCGCCCTGGGCTTCCTGGTGTTCCTGCTGCGCGGCCAGATCCTGGTGGCCCTGCTCCTGCTGGCCTTCGGGGCGTTCTGGACGGAGGTCGGCATCTGGTCGGCGATCCGGGTCAGGAAGGACGTCATCGAGCGCACGCTCCCCGACTTCCTGGACGTCCTCGCGGTCGTGGTGAGCGCGGGTCTGGGCTTCCGTCAGGCCCTGGACCGCGTCGCCTCGAAGTACGAGGGCCCCTGGGCCGACGAACTGCGCATCACGCTGCGCCAGATGGACCTGGGCATGAGCCGCCGCCAGGCCTTCGCGGAACTCCGCAGGCGCAACGACTCCGAACAGGTGGCGATGTTCGTGACGGCGCTCCAGCAGGGCGAGGAGCTGGGAGCGCCCATCGTGGACACCCTGGTCTCCCTGGCCAAGGACATGCGCCGCACCGACGCCCAGAACGCCCGCCGCAAGGCCGCCCGCGCGGTCCCCAAGGCCACCATGATGATCACCACCTTCATGGTCCCGGCCACGATGCTGCTCCTGGCCGCGGGGCTCCTGCTGGGCTCGGGCACCGACTTCGGCACGATCACGGGGAAGTAG
- a CDS encoding histidine kinase, which yields MPGLPPWAVATEDVTARAAAEGDRPAQGPPALDDDLRARGAAGDADSAPAHAPALDIQVNALQAMCRQVFGFRLAMIALAAPAALLNAGPGLGTRLVGAAVVVTFMVSYALFRDWERFGPLLLRHPSLLAADTLFGSLLLISAGPDTTLAYVSVCTPLLAGIAYSWRGAAIFASLQSLILLLAQTALPHPNTTPADFLLLPGFCVITGAVGSTLRNLLLRFGTATQALTAMRARLAVTEAIAEERARLAREMHDSVAKTLHGVALAAEGLAASAAAPAPDPALLKQQAELVARAARRAATESRELLTDLRRDPAPTTDVLAELAARTRNFGARTALPTNYRAPTRPHPALAVPPPVARQLLTITEEAMENAHRHAEATRVDVTADVDPDHELLRISVHDDGRGLPPDTTLDALRRSGHFGLVGMVERAESVGARLHIGEGADAKGTHVLLELPLTPPRADR from the coding sequence ATGCCGGGGCTGCCGCCGTGGGCCGTGGCGACGGAGGACGTGACCGCACGGGCGGCCGCCGAAGGCGACCGGCCCGCACAGGGCCCTCCGGCACTCGACGACGACCTCCGCGCACGTGGTGCGGCTGGGGACGCGGACAGCGCGCCCGCCCACGCACCCGCACTCGACATCCAGGTCAACGCCCTCCAGGCCATGTGCCGCCAGGTCTTCGGCTTCCGGCTGGCGATGATCGCCCTCGCCGCCCCCGCGGCCCTCCTCAACGCCGGCCCCGGCCTCGGCACCCGCCTGGTCGGCGCCGCGGTGGTCGTCACCTTCATGGTCTCGTACGCCCTCTTCAGGGACTGGGAGCGCTTCGGCCCCCTCCTGCTGCGCCACCCGTCCCTCCTCGCCGCGGACACCCTCTTCGGCAGCCTCCTCCTGATCTCGGCGGGCCCGGACACCACGCTCGCCTACGTCAGCGTCTGCACCCCGCTCCTCGCCGGCATCGCCTACAGCTGGCGGGGTGCCGCGATCTTCGCGTCCCTGCAGTCCCTGATCCTGCTGCTGGCCCAGACGGCCCTCCCGCACCCGAACACGACCCCCGCCGACTTCCTTCTGCTGCCCGGCTTCTGCGTGATCACGGGCGCGGTCGGCTCCACCCTGCGCAACCTCCTGCTCCGCTTCGGCACGGCGACGCAGGCCCTCACCGCGATGAGGGCCCGCCTGGCCGTGACGGAGGCGATCGCCGAGGAACGGGCCCGTCTGGCACGGGAGATGCACGACTCGGTGGCGAAGACCCTCCACGGCGTGGCGCTGGCGGCGGAGGGCCTGGCGGCTTCCGCGGCGGCCCCCGCCCCGGACCCCGCCCTCCTGAAGCAGCAGGCCGAACTCGTCGCCCGCGCGGCCCGCAGAGCGGCGACGGAGTCCCGCGAACTCCTCACCGACCTGCGCCGGGACCCGGCCCCCACCACGGACGTACTGGCGGAACTGGCGGCCCGCACCAGGAACTTCGGCGCCCGCACCGCGCTCCCCACCAACTACCGGGCCCCCACCCGCCCGCACCCCGCCCTCGCCGTACCGCCCCCCGTGGCCCGTCAGCTCCTCACCATCACGGAGGAGGCGATGGAGAACGCCCACCGGCACGCCGAGGCCACACGGGTCGACGTCACCGCGGACGTCGACCCCGACCACGAACTGCTGCGCATCAGCGTCCACGACGACGGCCGCGGCCTGCCCCCCGACACCACCCTCGACGCACTCCGCCGCTCCGGACACTTCGGCCTGGTCGGCATGGTGGAACGCGCCGAGTCGGTGGGCGCCCGTCTCCACATCGGCGAGGGCGCGGACGCGAAGGGCACGCACGTACTCCTGGAACTGCCCCTGACGCCCCCGCGAGCCGACCGATGA
- a CDS encoding response regulator transcription factor yields MPDAPQHPTPPIALFPTAPAPAAPVRIVVADDNPVVRAGLTALLSGRADITVVAEAADGREAYEAASRHRPDVVLLDVRMPGVDGITALPYLVPIAPVLMLTYSGEPRTVQEALRGGADGYLVHGEFTVDQLVEAVRDTVRGRTHLTPTAAGALVTQLRDANAHVDAHLPPPVKPIPLKGLSQLQSSVGQSSSDRSRSQLSAREAEIMDLIASGMTNQQIAAACFISEKTVKNHINRIFAKLHSTSRSEAAAKWLGTAPSSGRGVG; encoded by the coding sequence ATGCCGGACGCCCCCCAGCACCCCACCCCACCGATCGCGCTGTTCCCCACGGCCCCGGCCCCGGCCGCCCCCGTCCGGATCGTCGTCGCCGACGACAACCCGGTGGTCCGAGCGGGCCTCACCGCCCTTCTCTCGGGCCGTGCGGACATCACGGTCGTGGCGGAGGCGGCGGACGGCCGGGAGGCGTACGAGGCCGCGAGCCGCCACCGCCCGGACGTGGTCCTGCTGGACGTCCGGATGCCCGGCGTCGACGGGATCACCGCGCTTCCGTACCTCGTGCCGATCGCGCCGGTGCTGATGCTGACGTACAGCGGAGAGCCTCGGACCGTGCAGGAGGCCCTGCGCGGGGGAGCCGACGGCTACCTCGTCCACGGCGAGTTCACGGTGGACCAACTCGTCGAGGCGGTACGGGACACCGTGCGGGGCCGTACGCATCTCACCCCCACGGCGGCGGGCGCCCTGGTCACCCAACTACGCGATGCGAATGCACACGTAGACGCCCATCTCCCGCCCCCAGTAAAGCCAATTCCCCTCAAAGGGCTTTCGCAACTGCAATCATCTGTGGGACAGTCGTCCTCGGACCGGTCGCGTTCCCAACTCAGCGCGAGGGAGGCGGAGATCATGGACCTCATCGCATCCGGCATGACCAACCAGCAGATCGCCGCCGCCTGCTTCATCAGCGAGAAGACCGTCAAGAACCACATCAACCGCATCTTCGCCAAGCTCCACAGCACGAGCCGCTCCGAGGCCGCCGCGAAGTGGCTGGGCACGGCGCCGAGTTCGGGCCGAGGGGTGGGATGA
- a CDS encoding Flp family type IVb pilin, producing the protein MSNRFNDDKGQTAVEYLGIIAVVVAIVLAITGTDIGQAIYDAIVDKIDEVIGA; encoded by the coding sequence ATGAGCAACCGGTTCAACGACGACAAGGGTCAGACCGCGGTCGAGTACCTGGGCATCATCGCGGTGGTGGTGGCGATCGTGCTGGCGATCACGGGCACGGACATCGGCCAGGCCATCTACGACGCGATCGTGGACAAGATCGACGAAGTCATCGGCGCCTGA
- a CDS encoding pilus assembly protein TadG-related protein — MAGLLFLALAFLAVGQAGANRNGAQTAADAAALAAALDTRDALRDEWVQNVLDPTKWQDIFDGLGVPFDGCARADQLAAQNDATVTCGVRPGLPPGYTVEATTNKTVGDSIVPGTENKRSVQQATAVIEPACDVDPPGADADADVLPTFTCDGREWTLDPADLGDLPKPEDLFDVHLAD, encoded by the coding sequence GTGGCGGGCCTGCTCTTTCTCGCGTTGGCGTTTCTCGCGGTCGGCCAGGCGGGAGCCAACCGGAACGGCGCCCAGACGGCGGCCGACGCGGCGGCGCTGGCGGCGGCCCTGGACACCCGGGACGCCCTCAGGGACGAGTGGGTGCAGAACGTCCTCGATCCCACGAAGTGGCAGGACATCTTCGACGGCCTCGGGGTGCCGTTCGACGGCTGCGCGCGGGCGGACCAACTGGCGGCGCAGAACGACGCCACGGTCACCTGCGGAGTACGGCCGGGACTGCCCCCGGGCTACACGGTCGAGGCCACGACCAACAAGACCGTCGGTGACTCCATCGTCCCCGGCACCGAGAACAAGAGGTCGGTGCAGCAGGCCACCGCCGTCATCGAACCGGCCTGCGATGTCGATCCCCCGGGAGCGGACGCCGACGCGGACGTGCTGCCGACGTTCACGTGCGACGGACGGGAATGGACACTGGACCCGGCGGATCTCGGCGATCTCCCGAAGCCCGAGGATCTCTTCGACGTTCATCTGGCCGACTGA
- a CDS encoding OmpA family protein has product MTATRTPPRLLLALTVASLAAALTLTPAHADDGDPSYPPGTEPSASAPVEVDPNDPDLKLPEGATLAEPKVLDIKQVVEDQTGDERREDTNADVKFALQAEVLFDKDSAKLNGEARARISAIAAEIENQHATRIRVFGFTDDLGSYAHGRTLSRNRANAVQDVLDQELKDSGITYEVRGYSEDYPIASNATEAGRKKNRRVEVSFPRGES; this is encoded by the coding sequence ATGACCGCCACCCGAACCCCGCCCCGCCTGCTCCTGGCCCTCACGGTCGCCTCGCTCGCCGCGGCCCTGACCCTCACCCCCGCCCACGCGGACGACGGCGACCCCAGCTACCCGCCCGGCACCGAGCCCTCCGCCTCGGCGCCCGTCGAGGTGGACCCCAACGACCCGGACCTGAAGCTCCCGGAAGGCGCCACCCTCGCCGAACCGAAGGTCCTGGACATCAAGCAGGTCGTGGAGGACCAGACCGGGGACGAGCGGCGCGAGGACACCAACGCGGACGTGAAGTTCGCCCTCCAGGCGGAGGTCCTGTTCGACAAGGACAGCGCGAAGCTGAACGGCGAGGCGAGGGCCCGCATCTCCGCCATCGCGGCGGAGATCGAGAACCAGCACGCCACCCGGATCCGCGTCTTCGGCTTCACCGACGACCTGGGCAGCTACGCCCACGGCCGCACCCTCTCCCGGAACCGCGCCAACGCCGTACAGGACGTCCTCGACCAGGAACTCAAGGACTCGGGCATCACCTACGAGGTCCGCGGCTACTCCGAGGACTACCCGATCGCCTCCAACGCCACGGAGGCGGGCCGCAAGAAGAACCGACGGGTGGAGGTGTCGTTCCCGCGGGGGGAGAGCTGA
- a CDS encoding DUF192 domain-containing protein encodes MGRWQDGRGRLIVHGEREPGAVPEEAAVPLEIASSYRARTRGLLGRDSVAGALLLSPAGSVHTFRMRFPIDVAYLDRRLRVIAVRTMRPGRLGLPRLRSRHVLEAEAGAMEGWGVRVGVRVEIVVG; translated from the coding sequence ATGGGGCGTTGGCAGGACGGCAGGGGACGGCTGATCGTGCACGGCGAGCGGGAGCCGGGCGCCGTGCCGGAGGAGGCCGCCGTACCGCTGGAGATCGCCTCCTCCTACCGCGCCCGGACGAGGGGACTGCTCGGCCGGGATTCCGTCGCCGGAGCCCTGCTGCTGTCCCCCGCGGGCAGCGTGCACACCTTCCGGATGCGCTTCCCCATCGACGTCGCCTACCTCGACCGCCGGCTCCGCGTCATCGCCGTCCGCACGATGAGGCCGGGACGGCTGGGGCTGCCGCGGCTGCGGTCCCGGCATGTACTGGAGGCGGAGGCCGGGGCGATGGAGGGGTGGGGGGTTCGGGTGGGGGTGCGGGTGGAGATCGTGGTGGGGTGA
- a CDS encoding dihydrofolate reductase family protein, with amino-acid sequence MRKIVLMMGMSLDGYIEGPDRDISWHRVDEELHTHMNATIGAMGGLLHGRVVYELMAAYWPTADADPDAPASVREFAPIWRDLPKVVYSRTLTKVDWNSTLVREVVPEEVRALKAQPGGDLALGGVELGTSFLRLGLVDELRIYVHPVLVGRGKPLFPPADTLTSLRLVESHTFGNGVVLLRYEVEPESGTAP; translated from the coding sequence ATGCGGAAAATCGTCCTGATGATGGGGATGTCCCTCGACGGCTACATCGAGGGACCCGATCGCGACATCAGCTGGCACCGGGTCGACGAGGAGCTGCACACGCACATGAACGCCACGATCGGCGCCATGGGCGGACTGCTCCACGGCCGGGTCGTCTACGAACTCATGGCCGCCTACTGGCCCACCGCCGACGCCGACCCCGACGCCCCCGCATCCGTCAGGGAGTTCGCCCCGATCTGGCGGGACCTCCCCAAGGTCGTCTACTCCCGGACGCTCACGAAGGTCGACTGGAACTCGACCCTCGTCCGTGAGGTCGTACCCGAGGAGGTCCGCGCGCTGAAGGCGCAGCCGGGCGGTGATCTCGCGCTGGGCGGCGTCGAGTTGGGGACGTCCTTCCTGCGGCTCGGCCTCGTCGACGAGCTGCGGATCTACGTCCACCCCGTTCTCGTCGGCCGGGGCAAGCCCCTCTTCCCGCCCGCCGACACGCTGACCTCCCTGCGGCTCGTCGAGTCGCACACCTTCGGCAACGGCGTCGTGCTGCTGCGGTACGAGGTGGAACCGGAGAGCGGCACCGCCCCGTAA